Below is a genomic region from Ignavibacteria bacterium.
AGTGCATATTAAGTCCTGTAAGAGAAACCCTCAGCATGTTGCTGCCGTCAAGAAATTCCTGGTTCCAGCGCCCCTTTATGGGATTTATTTTAAGGGAATCATAACTACTGTAGGATGTAAGGTCATTTGTCCTGTAGCGAATAAGAGGCATGGCGTAGTTATCAAAGCTTGTTCCAACAATCTCCCCGGTTGCACCATTTTGTGTAATAACCCGGTCATTGTCGTCAACAAGCTCAAAAGCCCCATAGCGCCTGTCAACCGTAAATGTCTTGAGCTCACAGTCAGACGGGGCAAATATGAGCCTTTCGGAGTGCCCGTAGTATGTGGATATTTTCCCGTTAAAGAAACCCTGAAGCTCCACTTTCTGCTCACTCGTATAATTCTCAGAAGAAAGGAAAACGGCTTTGGGAGAATAAGAAAGTTTTAAGTTATGCTCCTGTATATTTTTTACTAACAGCAGCAGTGCTGACGGGTAACCATGAATATACATCGGTTTTAAATCATTCAGCTTATCAACGTAATACTTTATTGTGTTGGTATTTATATGAAAAGGAGAAAAGTTAATTTCATTATTAATTGGATTTATTTTCCAGTAAACATTGTCCGGGAGTTCATTAAACTCCCCTCCCCTGAGTGTTGCCCTCAGATCGCTGTAGTTGTAATCAAACCCCATATAGTAATTTATAATAAATGCCTGCTCTTTTTTCCAGACATTTTTCGACTGATAGAATTTATGCTGCGCACCGGAAGTCCCGCCCGTTGTAACATAAAATCGCCTGAATGCAGGATAATTTCTGACCATAAAGTCCTCCGGCTTCTCGCGTATAATCTGCTTATCAAGCAGTGGAAGTTTACTTAAGTCGTTCTTACTCTTTATGTCTTCGGGCAAAATCCCAAGCTCTTTGAAAATCCTTTTATAGTACGGCACGTTAAGGCAGCTGTAGGTAACTGTCTCCTTTAGTTTCAGCAGTTCATACTCCTCATGGTCAAGATTCTGCTTAAGGAACTCAATCCATTTTCTGTACTCTTTTCCATTTCTTATTTCAAAGGGAATTGACGAATAAATTTTCTTAATCCACAATGGTGATCTATAATAAACTTCTTTAAGGAAGTTAAGACTTAACATAAATTATACCTTAGAGTTGTTATCAAATTTCTCAAAACTCAATCCTGTAGCTAAGATTTGCCGGCAGTATATCCTGCCTCAGTGTAATTACACGGCTTTTTATCCTCGTGCCGAACTGAGGGCAGTACCACCCTTCTTCAACCGACGGCAATCCATTTACAGGAACAATTTTGACCGTGTGCCCTCCGCTGTTTATTAAAAAAAGGCCCCCTTTCTGAATCAGTCCGGAATCCGGATGAAGGTGAATAAAACTTTCTGCAATATGCCTTCCCTGTCCGGAGACGGTATCTTCTACCGTAATTATATTTCTTTCTTCGTCTGTTTCTATAATGCGTTCGTGAGAAATACCGTCTCCGATAAGTGAAGCGTAGCCATCAAAACGGCCGTGGAAAAAGCTCCTGCAGCCTTCTTTTGAAAACCTTACCTCTTTGGGAGGATATCTCCTGGCGAGGCGGAAGCTGCTCCAGCACTCCGCCTGATCCGTCCTGTCAATTGAAACAGTATTGTGCGCCATGGTGCTTCTAGCATACTCTCTCATCGGTCCCTGAGCATATTCGTAAACCCCGCTGTCCGTAATTACCTTTTCCCCCGTAACTGAAAGCTCATAGCTGAAGATATCGGCGTGCGAATGGGCCGGGAGGTGGTCGGGACCTAAAATGCCCCCGTCTATCATGAGGCAGAGGCTCTCACTCCGGTGAACAAAGTAGCCTGTTTCAGAAAAAGCATGTTTATAAAAAGGACTATATCCCGTAACAGCTTTCAGATAATTAAGAATTTCTTCTGTGCGAGGGGCAATTTCATCGGTCGAATCATTGAACAGAGAAATCGTTCCGTCCGGGTGCGTTAGAGACAAAAGAAAGTCTCCCATGCGGCAGACTGATTCTTTTAGAAAAGGCAGGCTGATATTTTCCTCATCCAGGAGGTTCAGAACGTCGAGGAAATTTTCCAGCATAATTGCATGATACATCGTGCTGCGCTCAAAGTAGCCCCCGTCACTAAGCACCTGCTGCGGCAGTTCAGACTCAAAGATCTCCAGTCCTTTTCTAAGCCACTTTATAGATTCACCCTGCCCCAGGAAGTAAAGGCCGCCAAAGATGAGCGCCCGGGCGTTCTCTAATAAATGATTGCCCGGATGATAGGTCT
It encodes:
- a CDS encoding phenylacetate--CoA ligase family protein produces the protein MLSLNFLKEVYYRSPLWIKKIYSSIPFEIRNGKEYRKWIEFLKQNLDHEEYELLKLKETVTYSCLNVPYYKRIFKELGILPEDIKSKNDLSKLPLLDKQIIREKPEDFMVRNYPAFRRFYVTTGGTSGAQHKFYQSKNVWKKEQAFIINYYMGFDYNYSDLRATLRGGEFNELPDNVYWKINPINNEINFSPFHINTNTIKYYVDKLNDLKPMYIHGYPSALLLLVKNIQEHNLKLSYSPKAVFLSSENYTSEQKVELQGFFNGKISTYYGHSERLIFAPSDCELKTFTVDRRYGAFELVDDNDRVITQNGATGEIVGTSFDNYAMPLIRYRTNDLTSYSSYDSLKINPIKGRWNQEFLDGSNMLRVSLTGLNMHSDIFKNILAMQFYQPRVGEAVLVVVTKKDFTDFDARKILHAFNKKAGHAIRFSLERRDSLIQTERGKTKRIIKDYQPTVADTNLGELI